aaACTTGAGAATAACAactgtataaaaacttcaaaataacaagaggaagagaaaaaagatagaatagtgggtccgagtgtaccctcaagcaatagatctctaacccgagacagtgaaagaccatggtacaaaggctatggcactgcccaagaccagagTGGACTACCTGTCCAAGGCTAATCAGGTCTATCCTAGGATAGAATTAAGGATAGACAAAATAATGAATTATACTAACCATTAGTATCTTGATGTAGGGGAAATTATAATAAGGAACTAAATATTCAGTAGCTCTAATTTCCTGGAAATTGGTGATTTTTCCAGCAAGTGATGACGAAAGGCTGAGTAAGGTCACTTATAATATAAGTAGAAtcatttcataaatttttattatgaaatggGTATTTTTAGGTGTTAAAACCtttatagaattaataaaaacCTATTTATTGGTGTATGATTGTCTTTTGTTTGTACTTTATTATTGTCATTTGAGATAAATTGTTTCGTTTATAGTTATTTGTTTACGGTACttttgagaaagaagaagaagagcgatGAATGCTGTCATCTATAAATGGAATCACAGGAAAGCAAAGTATATATAGAAATTCGATAAAATGTGCATTGAAGAACGAAAATACAGTTATTATAATAGTGatttgaaaactattaagcctgaatacaaatgctagcgaataattgaaaagatacagagcaaaatataaattggaaagaaattattttcacacatcaaggcctgcctgaacagacCCAAGTGTCTGATGgagagcgagaaataaacccctaaaactaGAAGTAAGTACAATACTTACTTATCAGGTATATTAAATCATAATATACCGTATGAAATAAATAAGAGAGTACAataatgaaagataataacaaaattagttttaaaatacaTAGTTTTCTTTTCAAGACACTTGGTATATTCTAATCTAAGGGAGAGATCATACATGATCATGTAGCATATGAACTTGCAATATTACCAGTTCTTAAAGaggattttgatttttttaatagaTCTAACTATAACAATCTCACCAGTCACACAAGTCTAGTGTATTGAAAATACGAAACATAAATAACATTTGCAATAATTGATTTGGGCATTTAAAACATCTATATTACAATCTCAAATTTATACTAAGCACATTTTGTCCATTGATAAAATAATGTCAAAGAAAAGTCACTCAGTTCTACGGTAAAATGACATAAAAAATCAACAGGATAAAAAGCGAATAGTCATAACCTTTGGCGAAGCATAGAATAGTATTTTTTCTTAGACTTAAGAACAGAAACAGCAAAATAATTCTGTAGTTAGTAAAGAAGAGATGGGTTGAACAAAATATGTTTGAGTGTATTTCAATTTACTTTTAGTGCAaagtaaatatttccatacgtCATCACCTATCTGTGGAAGGATATAAACCAATGAAATTTCTAATAACACTTTCAGAGTTTATATTTCCAAGAAACATTAACTAGACTTTCAGTTCACagatgaaatacttcttgttgtcgCAAGAGTCTGCACCGGCGCGGAATCTCCACCAACTGTGCAGAAAGAGGCATCTCTCGTCGTTTTCCAATGGATCGCCAGGCTCGCCTCGACCCCAGAAATCGACTTGGACATCGACGGGTAACCCAGAAACCCAGTGCCACTTCCCGTCGTCCTTGAGAGTGGCCCCGACCCAGAAGCCCCAACTCCCTGAGGTCGAATACACAGATTCTGAGAGAGGAGGGAAATTTGGCTTTCATCTGCTGTGCCCTGGAGACCAGTGGCTGTAGTTAACGCTTTAATAGACTGATCGGTTTTGTAATATGACGTTAATGATAGTGCATGCAATAGGAGACTATTCTGAAGTTCTTTACGATAAGACAAACTACTGTATTAAAATTCTGAGAAAGACATTTTCGTAATGTTTGTTTGCTttttaaagataaagataattcATTGTTAATAAAGTGTGAGTGTGGACTTAAgagatgattggttagaattattgttAGGAAATCATATCTGGTGGGTAGTATCCATCTTACTGGATTCCTTGATCTGTCCGACAGGGTCTTTCTGTAGCAAGTGTTGTTTAACTTGCTGTTTTGTATTGTTATCAATTCATTTTATATATCAATGTAACAGTTTTGAATTAATTATGTTTAAGCAGTGACCATATTTACCATCTCTTTTTAGTTAATGGGAAAAATTATATACACCGAGATATTTTGCTAACTGTACATATTCAAACTTGTTTTTTTAGAAAGTAAGCAGAGGGCTTCTTTTCATAAGATGATACAATTGATTTCTTGTAGGATTTACCACATAAAATGATGTGCATTGCAACCAAAAATTAGTTAACTGTTACTGAAGATAGAGAAATTACTCACCTGGGAAGGACTCGTCTAAGAAGAGAACTACGTCATACAGATCATATGGGTTGGCAAGAATCCCCGTTGAATTCCCTGAAATAACAATacaagattactctctctctctctctctctcattctctctctctctctctctctctctctctctctctcctctctctctcctctctctctctctctctctctctctctctctctctctctctctctcttcctctctctctctctctctctctctctctctctctctctctctctctctctctctctcatctctctcctctctctctcatctctctctcctctctctcatctctctctctctctctctctctctctctctcctctctctctctctctctctctctctcctctctctctctctctctcctctcctcctctctctctctctctcagtttacaaTGAAGTTTAATCAAAGTTGATTGTGCATGAGAAGCATGAATAAGTAAAGATTGAATTCTTACAAGACAAGGTGATGAATTATGTCATCTAGATTAGTTGAAGTAGCACGAAACTAACATACtacaaagagtaaaaaaaaaaagataattccattACAAAGCTTCCAACAAAATATTTTGAAGTGTGACATCCTTTTCTGTATATTTTCCTTTCGGTCAAAAGTGTAGAATTCAAAGAAACAAGATTAAAAAACTATTAATGACAATTAACTTTTTAGTTTACTCAATATATTATGCATCATTAGCTCCCTATAAAATGCTTCTATCAACGCAGGAGAAACCTTCAATATGTACCCTAGAGGCCTGGACGATCAAGCAACGGTGCAAATGTGCAAATGAATCTTGCCATTTTAGTATGTCCTTAATAGCCTATAAATCTGATGACAGTATGCCTGTTGAAGACAAGGTTTCTAAATAAACAGAATCAAGGTAGCTGTAAGAATTGAAGAAAAATCTATTTAGAAGACCACCAAAGCCACTCACATCGCAGTGCTGTCGTGCCCGTTCCCAGGAGTAACGTTGAGTGCTGTGGACGGTGAAACATCCCAAGCCAATACGTGTGTATGGATGCGGACAGTGTATATTTTCGTCTGGAAATAAAGAACGCATTAAGGACAGTCGAGGTTCTTAGGGCTGGGCTCCAAAGTGTTGTTCTGGTATCATTGGTATTTGaagaacactgaaaaaaaaaaactgtccagtCTCCAATTTAATCTTATTTTCACATCATAGTCTctcaatatacaataaaaataggTAGTGTTAAAGTTTACTTGTTGGTAATATTGCactaggaaatgaaaatttagaagtACATGATCAGTCTGTGATATTCACATAATGATACCCAGAGCTTAATTGAACAGTATAGCCTAGCCAATTAAACATTAACAAATGTAGTAAAATATTCATATTCtccaatttcataaatttttttatgacatgaaatatatcaaaatataataagaaaatagttGCACTTTCGCTGGGAATGCAtcattcctatagtccatttcttttagcgatgcatatttgcaccgactcgcagcggtgcccttttagctcggaaagtttccggatcgctgattggttggacaagataatatctaaccaatcagcgatccggaaacttttccgagctaaaagggcaccgccgcgagtcggtgcaaatatgcatcgctaaaagaaatggactatagtacctggTCGTTCAGCGGAGCTGTCTACGGCAGTTTCCTCCGATTTCTCTGTCCTGTCTAGTGGACGCGAGGCCTTCTTCCTCAGGGCCACGAGATTGGAGGTATGGCCTGTTAACGGTTTTCTCCAAGCCTTGGAGACTTCCTTGGACGTTCCGAATTACCTCTCCTGTTGGAAAAGGAAAAGCATCTTTTAGAATTTTGTTGTGATAGATTTGTCTGGCATTGAGCAATTATCGCTGATTCTATCTTTCTTTGTAAAGTTtgttttattatatgaaaaaaagacaaaatgtatgaaatatgtatGACTATTCAGCTCgtttaaacaaaaaagaaattgaTTGAAAATTAAAGAAAGTTTAGAAAGGACGGTTTTTAAAACTTCGACCATGAATATATTCAAGAGAGATAAATCACGGTTTAcaacattaatataataaaaaagtactaCTAGATATGTGAAAGCTCTCACTAGGGAATCATGAGGATTTTTGTTATCAACTTGATCTTGTTAGAATGAAATAACCTTATTCCTCGTTTTTGTTCACCAGCAGAAGAGTTTTCTAATTTTTCTATAACTGTTTTCTAATTTTGTTGGTTGTTCAGTGCTCGTGATGTCACCCCAGGTAGATTTCCATGACTCCGCCTTAGATATCTATCTTATGTTGGATGGTTCGATAAAAGATCGATCTGACAATGGAAGGTAAAAAAACCATAAAAAGCTAAAACTTTGATATATAATTGACACTAACCTAAACTGTCAACTCTCTCTCCAGTACTCTTGACTTCGATAGTGGCCTCCTTGAGAGGCCAACTCCGACTTCTGAAGACCGGCTTTAATCTCGCTTTCCAACCGACTTAGGTGCTCTCGCCAAGCCTGAACAAAAATAGGAGAAATTCAGTAAACGAACAacaaagataaattattattattattattattattattattattattattattattattattattattattatttgctaagctgcaaccctacttgaataagcagaatgctatgagcccagggacctcaacaggggaaaatagcccagtgaggaaagtaaacaaggaaaaataaaatattctaagaagagtaacaacattaaaataaatatttcctatataaactataaaaactttaacaaaacaggagggaagagaaatcagattgaatagtgtgcctgagtgtaccctcaagcaagaaaactctaacccaagacagtggaagaccattgttaTAAAGGAAACTCAAGTCGCTTCGTCGTCACTTGGGTTTTAAAGGTCTAGTATTCTATGTTTTCAAGTTATACATCCAACTTGATATTCTTATAATCAATTAAATTTTGAAGAGAAAAAAGGGGTAAATTTTAGTCATGAACAGCAAAAATAAATCAAGTGTTATAAAGGAAAGTTGAGATGAAGTCATTTCTGTCCCTAGTTTTTGAATTCTAATATTCTATGTTTTCAAGTTATTCATCTCCCTTCATATTCTTATGATTAAATCCCCTTTGATAAAGAATTTCCTCTGGAAAACGTAATAGTTAAGAAAACGTTACAGGAGGACACGTTGACATAAAAGTAATCTGTAAGtggaatgaataaatataatttatgagAATCGCAATGGAGataagtatatgtgtataagaTAAAAAGAATATGGCAAAATTGGATTCTATCTATAGTCCATACAATTGCTTTATTACTAGTGCTTCATAAACCAAATATcttataattttcaattaaatatgaGGAATTACATAAGAACTAAATGGGGTCATATCTTCTTGATTGATTAGTTTCTAGTGACACTATTTTTGAAAAAGATCAATCTACATAAAATTgaatggaaaatgatgaaaaagaGGCTACATAACTTACTCAGACATCCTAAAATGAGGATGTCAAATCACAGAACTAATGCAGATATTCTGAAATtgccataaaatatattattattatgattattattattacttgctaaactacaaccctagttggaaaagcaggatgctataagtctagggaCCCCCAACGGggcaaatagtccagtgaggaatgaaacaaggaaaattgaaatattttaagagtaacaacattagaataatatttcccatagaaactataaaaaacattaacaaaacaacaggaagagaaatagatagaatactgtgcccgagtgtacccacaagcaagagaactctaatccaagacagtggaagaccatggtacaaaggctatggcactacccatgactaaagaacaatggtttcaattttgggagtgtcctactcctagaagagctgcttaccacagctaaaaagtctccttctatccttaccaagaggaaagtagccacagaacaattacagagcagtagttaaccccttgggtgaagaagaattggaagCTAAAAGATAACATAACATTTCCTGATACTAAATTTCGAGGTTAAAAAAAGCCATTTCAGATATCAGAAAACAATCTTAAGGTAGGACTCTTTACCTTACTTTCCTCCCTTGACAGTGTGTAGCTCGGACCTGAGGTCATGTACGGTGCGTCTAAGATTCCTCTTGCTTGTCTTCTCAGACTCGAGCTCTGATCTCAAGGGCAGCAACCATATGCTGTTGAGCATTCTGCACTTCCGCCACGGATGTCATGGCTAATTTCAAGTTTTCTGACTGAGCCAGTAAGGATGATAGTGACTGCAAACAAGTGGATAAACTAAAATTAGTAAGTTTTCTGACTGAGCCACTAAGGAAGACAGTGACTGCAAACAAGTGGATAAACTAAAATTAGTAAACGCAATACAACTTTATAGGAAGCCAAGAGTTTGTTTACCTAGCCTGCGATGAAGTGGATAGACGAAtctcaagagatttttttttttttcaattgtaagaACTGTTTAGTTTCAGCTTCAGTATGGTCATATTATCTTATTTTCTCTCTAAAAATCTAAATCTCaattagaaaagataaaattttGTCAGATATATTATAGCGTACTATGGATCATACATATCAACTGGTTTGGTTAGCAATAGGGTAgcgatatgtatttttcctaagttTTCCCTACAAATGTAAAACGTTTTCTTTGAAGTTAATCTTAATGATGATAGAAAAACGAAAGTTCTTGAAATAATATGATAAACATAAGTATAACCAGAATGATTTGCGTGAATATTGGTAAATGTGTAACAGGCTTTTAAGATTATCATATAACAATAAGAGACTTGTATATACCAAATAACAATGATCAGGAGTAAATAGGGGCattaatatgtttatatctattaataaatgaaaaatagacaCTTTAAATGACATATTTTGTCACTATACTTTTCCCGATTTTCAAGACTATAATAGACCTATAATAGTAATATGTTATTCAAAACTCCCAATTAGTTTCTTTGAGACAGAAACTGATAAAAATTAATTAAGAATTTGATAGGTATGATagactgatatataaaaaaaaattatatttatgtagcTGTGTGTAGCCATAGtccgttttgtgtgtgtgtgtgtgtgtgtgtgtgtgtgtgtgtgtgtgtgtgttggtgtgtgtgtgtgtgagagagagagagagagagagagagagagagagagagagagagagagagagagagagagagagagagagagagagagagagagagagagttcaaaatacTCACGTCACTGTTCTGCCTAAGAGTTTGAGTAATCAGTTCTGTCTCAACACCAAACACGTTTTTCTCTCTTGGTCCATCTGTTGAGAGTAGGAAATTTAGGTTTAACGACtgcataaaaacattattttttaaaataagacCTTATAAAATTATGTGCACTTGATTTTACTTCCTGTGATCTGGGTTGTGtaagcctattgaaaacgtccctacctggcgatgtgccaaatcccgctcaagctcaatagtttcttgtagtgtctacaacctcaccatccttgcgatctTAGGATTGGGGAAGTAgttggggaggctataggtctaccaaCAGTCAGCAGCAGaaattgcctagctctccttgatcctagcttggatggagaggggccctggccgctgatcttatgtatatatggtcagtctctaaggcaatgtcttgctagggcattgtcactgtctcatgtctctgccattcatgaacgatctATAAGCCTTTAAACTGTAAACATTCCATTGATAGATAAACTATTATCACttctaaaaacaaataaaagaaagagcCATAAAAAATCTTCCTACATTTAGACAAACCAGAAGAAGTCAGAACACGTATCTTCCTTTTCCTTACCTCTGCTACATGTCCTCGATGTGCTGGTTATGGCTTCAGAAATGTCCTTGAGGGCTGCAGCAAACTCATCACCACAAAGGGGGCTTTCCCCCTGCACTGGGGGGATCGCTCCCAGGGGGCCCTGAATAAGGATCGTCAAACACGTGATTGTTATCAGGCATCGCGGCATCTGTGTGATAtaggattatgattattattattattatcattattattattattattttactatcattattattattatttctactactactactactactacaaccctagttggaaaagcggggtgctataagaccagaggctccaacagggaaaaataccccaatcgagagagaaaataggaaaattaataATAGTGCGATAAACAATTAATTGATTTTTGTATAGTTACTTTATATGTTTCTTCATAAATACTTGACAGTGAACTTTAAGGAGattataaacaatattattattgttaacaaaaTTTCACTTCAGTCTGTACCGTTTTCGAGAATTCTGCTTTCACCGATTATTTCACCAATTATTTTACCCATCTCTACCACACGGAAAATCTAACATAAATGTTTACATTCCTAATTCTCACTTATACGAcctttatctatttaattttttttatcgtcACTTTgaactcagcagccattgcctggtcccccctggccctagcttgagtgaagagggagCTTGGTCGCAGATCATAgtaatatataatcagtctctaggcaattgttctgctagctaggacattgccactgtccccttcttctcccattcatgagcggtcatTAAACCATTAAACTTGCTCCATCAAATCTCACTTGATTGCCCGCACTTAAAGCGACACAATTTGCCTTTCCATCTCATACTGCTAATCTCATATCAAAAGGATTATAGTCTTgggtgttctctagtcttgggtagtgccatagcctctgtaccatggtctcccactgtcttgggttagagttctcctgcttaagggtacactcgggcacactgttctatctagtttcttttcctcttgttttgttaaagtttttatagtttatatagaaaatatttattttaatgttgttactcttcttaaaatattttatctttcctttcctcactgggctatattccctattggagcccttgggcttatagcattttgcttttccaactagggttacagcttagcaagtaataataataataacaataaaggggTTATGTTCAGACACTGCTCATTAGAAACCTTCTGACGTAGCCCTGCTAAGCGACAAGGACCAACACGTCTTTCTAGTGTTCTACTTACATTGCTCTAGCGAAACGCTGTTTCAAAACAATCCCAGAATAAGAATAGTTATGTCAGCAGTGCAACTCCTAAGACGATTTGCTTATCTTATTATCTCTTAATCTTTGAAGTACCCAAAAGGCCAAGAGAGTGAGGATACTGAGGAAGTGATAAGGgtgtttagtttatttttttgaaTGCTTATCAAGTTAAACTTAAAATCAA
The DNA window shown above is from Palaemon carinicauda isolate YSFRI2023 chromosome 37, ASM3689809v2, whole genome shotgun sequence and carries:
- the LOC137629759 gene encoding LOW QUALITY PROTEIN: C-type lectin domain family 4 member K-like (The sequence of the model RefSeq protein was modified relative to this genomic sequence to represent the inferred CDS: deleted 4 bases in 4 codons) — protein: MSSMPRCLITITCLTILIQGPLGAIPPVQGESPLCGDEFAAALKDISEAITSTSRTCSRDGPREKNVFGVETELITQTLRQNSDSLSSLLAQSENLKLAMTSVAEVQNAQQHMVAALRSELESEKTSKRNLRRTVHDLRSELHTVKEESKAWREHLSRLESEIKAGLQKSELASQEATIEVKSTGERVDSLGEVIRNVQGSLQGLEKTVNRHTSNLVALRKKASRPLDRTEKSEETAVDSSAERPDENIHCPHPYTRIGLGCFTVHSTQRYSWERARQHCDVRNSTGILANPYDLYDVVLFLDESFPESVYSTSGSWGFWVGATLKDDGKWHWVSGLPVDVQVDFWGRGEPGDPLENDERCLFLHSWWRFRAGADSCDNKKYFICELKV